One part of the Rutidosis leptorrhynchoides isolate AG116_Rl617_1_P2 chromosome 1, CSIRO_AGI_Rlap_v1, whole genome shotgun sequence genome encodes these proteins:
- the LOC139862054 gene encoding dihydrolipoyl dehydrogenase, mitochondrial-like, whose translation MAMANLARRKATSLFNNTVISSDAIRYSFSLSSTFSRGFASGSDETDVVVIGGGPGGYVAAIKAAQLGLKTICIEKRGALGGTCLNVGCIPSKALLHSSHMYHEAKTTFAKHGVKFDNVQVDLAEMMGQKDKAVSNLTKGIESLFKKNKVTYVKGHGKFVSPSEISVDTIDGDTQVVKGKNIIIATGSDVKGLPGITIDEKRIVSSTGALALTEIPKKMIVIGAGYIGLEMGSVWARLGSEVTVVEFAPDIVPSMDGEIRKQFQRALEKQKMKFKLKTKVVAVDTSSDIIKLTIEPSAGGDQTVLEADVVLVSAGRSPFTSGLGLDSIGVETDKIGRIPVDKRFTTNVKGVYAIGDVIPGPMLAHKAEEDGIACVEFIAGKEGHVDYDKVPGVCYTHPEVASVGKTEEQVKELGIAYTVGKFPMLGNSRAKSIDDAEGLVKIIAEKETDKVLGVHIMCSNAGELIHEAALALTYDASSEDIARTCHAHPTLSEAVKEAAMATYDKAIHI comes from the exons ATGGCTATGGCGAATTTAGCCAGACGAAAGGCTACCAGTCTTTTCAACAACACTGTAATCTCGTCAGATGCAATTAGGTATTCATTTTCACTTTCATCTACTTTCTCTAGAGGATTCGCTTCAGGATCTGATGAAACCGACGTCGTCGTCATCGGCGGCGGTCCCGGTGGATACGTGGCGGCGATCAAGGCTGCTCAATTAGGGCTCAAAACTATTTGTATTGAAAAACGCGGTGCTTTAGGTGGTACTTGCCTCAACGTCGGCTGTATTCCTTCTAAG GCACTTCTTCATTCATCTCACATGTATCATGAGGCCAAAACTACATTTGCCAAGCATGGAGTTAAATTTGATAATGTTCAAGTGGATCTTGCTGAAATGATGGGTCAAAAAGATAAAGCTGTATCAAATCTTACTAAAGGTATTGAAAGCCTGTTCAAGAAAAACAAAGTAACATATGTTAAGGGACACGGTAAGTTCGTCTCTCCTTCAGAAATTTCTGTTGACACCATCGATGGCGACACACAAGTAGTGAAAGGCAAGAACATCATAATTGCAACCGGTTCCGATGTCAAAGGACTACCCGGGATCACAATCGATGAAAAAAGGATCGTATCATCTACTGGTGCTTTGGCCTTAACAGAAATTCCTAAAAAAATGATTGTTATTGGGGCTGGTTACATAGGTTTGGAGATGGGTTCAGTGTGGGCCCGTCTTGGGTCCGAGGTCACGGTTGTTGAGTTTGCACCCGACATCGTTCCTTCAATGGACGGTGAGATCCGCAAGCAATTCCAACGTGCCCTTGAAAAGCAAAAAATGAAGTTCAAGCTCAAAACCAAAGTGGTAGCAGTCGACACGTCATCTGACATCATCAAATTAACCATTGAACCATCAGCTGGTGGTGATCAAACTGTACTCGAAGCTGATGTCGTGCTTGTGTCAGCGGGTAGAAGCCCGTTTACATCAGGACTGGGTTTGGATAGCATTGGCGTTGAAACCGACAAGATCGGCCGAATTCCTGTTGACAAACGTTTCACTACAAATGTAAAGGGTGTTTACGCCATTGGTGATGTCATCCCTGGGCCCATGTTGGCCCACAAAGCTGAAGAGGATGGTATTGCGTGTGTGGAATTCATTGCAGGTAAAGAAGGACATGTGGACTATGATAAGGTACCCGGGGTCTGTTACACGCATCCCGAGGTTGCGTCTGTTGGAAAGACCGAAGAACAGGTTAAGGAACTTGGAATTGCGTACACTGTCGGGAAATTTCCGATGTTGGGAAACAGCAGGGCGAAATCGATTGATGATGCTGAAGGACTGGTGAAGATAATAGCTGAAAAGGAGACGGATAAGGTATTAGGTGTTCACATAATGTGTTCAAATGCAGGTGAGTTGATCCATGAGGCTGCTTTAGCGTTAACTTACGATGCGTCGAGCGAGGATATCGCACGCACGTGTCATGCTCATCCTACTTTGAGTGAGGCTGTGAAGGAAGCTGCAATGGCGACTTATGATAAGGCCATTCACATATAG